In Ignavibacteria bacterium, a single genomic region encodes these proteins:
- a CDS encoding DASS family sodium-coupled anion symporter produces MDSVDEVFPKEVISPLEEKFEKWRNKLGLFLGPVIFVIFYFLPYSSISYQAHTLAAIILWVIVWWITEAVPIPATSLIGAVLCVVFNVADVKKIFAPFADPIVFLFLGSFIIASAMSKHGIDKRFALKILSLKYVGRSTGRILFTFGAITAFISMWISNTAATAMMLPIAIGVVSSVAKIIGDEKGIEIDPKRFKFGTAMMLMTAYSASIGGIGTPVGTPPNLIGIAMIEKFAFFKISFFQWVMIALPMLLIMYGFLFILIYYLNKPETSKLNTSSVFISDFKNKLGSMKAGEFNAIIAFVITVILWLIPGFLALIYGTDSSEYKIYNDHLPESIAALIGAALLFLLPVRVKKLEFTVNWKDAIKIDWGTLILFGGGLSLGNLMFETKLAEYLGTSFINFSGLDTIWGITFAAIFISIIVSEATSNTASANMIVPVVISICIAGNLNPVPPAIGATIGASWGFMLPVSTPPNAIVYGSGMVPITKMIRSGVFFDVIGGLLIWIILRLLLPLFNLA; encoded by the coding sequence AAAAATGGCGTAATAAGTTAGGTCTATTCTTAGGTCCTGTTATTTTTGTTATATTTTACTTCTTACCATATTCATCAATTTCTTATCAAGCACATACTCTTGCTGCGATAATATTGTGGGTAATCGTTTGGTGGATTACTGAGGCTGTCCCAATTCCTGCAACATCACTGATTGGAGCAGTTCTTTGCGTCGTCTTTAATGTCGCCGATGTCAAGAAGATATTTGCTCCATTTGCAGACCCAATAGTTTTTCTATTCTTAGGAAGCTTTATTATTGCTTCTGCAATGAGTAAGCATGGAATTGACAAAAGGTTTGCCTTGAAAATTCTATCATTAAAGTATGTAGGTAGAAGTACCGGAAGAATACTATTCACTTTCGGGGCAATTACTGCATTTATTTCAATGTGGATAAGTAATACAGCTGCAACTGCAATGATGCTTCCAATTGCTATTGGTGTTGTGTCTTCTGTAGCTAAAATTATTGGAGATGAAAAAGGAATTGAAATAGACCCAAAGAGATTTAAATTTGGCACTGCTATGATGTTAATGACAGCATATTCTGCATCTATTGGGGGAATTGGAACTCCGGTTGGAACCCCTCCTAACTTGATAGGCATTGCTATGATTGAGAAATTTGCTTTCTTCAAAATATCATTCTTTCAATGGGTTATGATAGCGTTACCAATGCTTTTAATAATGTATGGCTTTCTTTTTATTCTGATATACTATCTAAACAAACCCGAAACTTCAAAATTAAATACTTCCTCTGTTTTTATATCTGATTTTAAGAATAAACTTGGTTCTATGAAAGCAGGGGAATTTAATGCAATCATTGCTTTTGTAATAACTGTTATATTGTGGCTAATACCCGGTTTCCTAGCATTGATTTACGGAACGGATTCATCTGAATATAAAATTTATAATGACCATCTGCCTGAATCAATAGCTGCTTTAATTGGAGCGGCTTTACTTTTTCTGCTCCCGGTACGAGTCAAGAAACTTGAGTTTACCGTAAACTGGAAGGATGCAATTAAGATTGATTGGGGTACTTTGATACTGTTTGGCGGAGGACTTTCTCTCGGTAATTTGATGTTTGAAACAAAACTTGCTGAATATCTCGGGACGTCATTTATTAATTTTAGCGGACTTGATACAATTTGGGGAATTACATTCGCTGCTATATTCATATCTATAATAGTCAGCGAAGCAACATCAAATACTGCATCTGCCAACATGATCGTTCCTGTCGTGATATCCATTTGTATTGCTGGAAATTTAAATCCTGTCCCGCCTGCTATAGGTGCTACGATTGGTGCAAGCTGGGGGTTTATGCTTCCGGTATCGACTCCGCCAAATGCTATTGTTTATGGGTCGGGAATGGTTCCAATTACTAAAATGATAAGGTCAGGAGTGTTTTTTGATGTTATTGGCGGATTGTTGATTTGGATTATTCTTAGATTACTGCTTCCATTATTTAATCTTGCCTGA
- the murI gene encoding glutamate racemase → MHKRPIGVFDSGIGGLTVARALFESLPNEDIIYLGDSARLPYGTKSKETVILYSIECLKFLLSKKVKMVVVACNTASSVAVPFLQKVTRIPVIGVIVPGSEAAVKATKNNRIGVIGTRGTINSGSYGKCIRRINKNIEVHSKSCSLFVQLSEDGWTDNKIAELTAWEYLHGFKNQKIDTMILGCTHYPILKKTIGKVMGSRIKLIDSGEETARDVKNILAKRNLLSTKKKNGEHKYFVTDSPNNFHQIAERFLGKKIKNVKLVKLH, encoded by the coding sequence TTGCATAAACGCCCGATTGGTGTTTTTGATTCAGGAATCGGAGGTCTTACGGTTGCAAGAGCACTATTTGAATCGCTTCCGAATGAAGATATTATTTATCTCGGTGATTCTGCCCGGCTTCCATACGGTACAAAATCTAAAGAAACAGTTATACTCTATTCAATTGAATGTCTTAAATTTTTACTTTCTAAAAAAGTAAAAATGGTAGTTGTTGCATGTAATACTGCTTCGTCTGTTGCTGTTCCGTTTCTTCAGAAAGTTACAAGAATACCGGTAATTGGAGTCATAGTACCGGGATCTGAAGCAGCAGTCAAAGCAACAAAGAATAACAGAATTGGTGTAATTGGTACGCGGGGAACGATTAATTCCGGCTCATATGGTAAATGCATAAGAAGGATAAATAAGAATATTGAAGTTCATTCAAAGTCATGCAGTTTGTTTGTTCAATTATCCGAGGATGGATGGACTGATAATAAAATTGCTGAACTTACAGCATGGGAATATCTTCATGGATTTAAAAATCAAAAGATAGATACAATGATTTTAGGATGTACTCATTATCCGATATTAAAGAAAACAATAGGCAAAGTGATGGGAAGCAGAATTAAATTGATTGATTCGGGTGAAGAAACAGCCAGAGATGTTAAAAATATTCTTGCAAAAAGAAACTTACTTAGTACTAAGAAGAAAAATGGAGAGCATAAATATTTTGTGACTGATTCTCCGAATAATTTTCACCAAATTGCAGAGAGGTTTCTTGGAAAGAAAATTAAAAATGTTAAACTTGTAAAACTTCATTGA
- the pyrE gene encoding orotate phosphoribosyltransferase, translating to MKQEEIIEIFQKTGALLEGHFILTSGYHSPHYFQCAKVLQYPEYLTNFAKQIASYFINDEIDIILSPAIGGIVLGTEVGRILNKRSIFAERVENKLKLRRGFSLDNGLRVLCVEDVVTTGGSVFELINIVRDSFCELAGVGFIIDRSNGRIDFKTKQISLAKFDVIKYAEEELPEWLAAIQVTKPGSRSNQK from the coding sequence ATGAAACAGGAAGAAATTATAGAAATATTTCAGAAAACAGGGGCATTGCTTGAGGGTCACTTTATACTTACGTCAGGATATCATAGTCCTCATTATTTTCAGTGTGCTAAAGTATTACAGTACCCAGAATATCTTACTAACTTTGCGAAACAAATTGCAAGTTATTTTATTAATGATGAAATTGATATAATTCTAAGCCCTGCTATTGGTGGAATAGTTTTGGGTACGGAAGTAGGACGAATTTTGAATAAAAGAAGTATATTTGCAGAAAGAGTAGAAAACAAGCTGAAATTAAGAAGAGGCTTTTCGTTAGATAATGGACTCCGAGTATTGTGTGTTGAAGATGTTGTCACAACCGGCGGAAGTGTCTTTGAATTAATAAATATTGTTAGGGATTCTTTTTGTGAACTTGCAGGTGTTGGATTTATAATTGACCGTTCTAATGGCAGGATTGATTTCAAAACCAAGCAGATATCCTTAGCAAAATTTGATGTAATTAAATATGCTGAAGAAGAATTACCGGAATGGCTGGCTGCTATTCAAGTAACTAAACCAGGGAGCAGAAGTAATCAAAAATAA
- a CDS encoding bifunctional methionine sulfoxide reductase B/A protein, protein MDSINKYKTLTPEEEYVLVNKGTERPYSGEYNDNKRKGTYCCKRCNAPLFKSENKFDSHCGWPSFDLEIKGAVNRVLDTDGLRTEIICSNCGGHLGHVFMGEGFTEKNTRHCVNSISLVFEEDSQNSETAYFAGGCFWGVEYLMKKKNGVISTTVGFIGGVKENPTYEEVCTGKTGHAEVLEILFNPEIISFEELAKLFFEIHDFTQVNRQGPDVGTQYRSGVFYTTDEQKKVMEKLIIILTEKGYKVSTEIKKANKFWKAEGYHQDYYEVTGKQPYCHTYKKIFD, encoded by the coding sequence ATGGACTCTATTAACAAATATAAAACACTTACACCTGAAGAAGAATATGTCTTAGTCAACAAAGGTACTGAAAGACCATATTCAGGGGAATACAATGACAATAAGAGAAAGGGTACTTATTGTTGCAAAAGATGCAATGCACCTTTGTTTAAATCTGAGAATAAATTTGATTCACACTGCGGATGGCCCAGTTTTGATCTTGAAATTAAAGGTGCTGTAAATCGTGTACTTGATACGGATGGATTGCGTACTGAAATTATCTGTAGTAACTGTGGGGGGCACTTGGGGCATGTTTTTATGGGAGAAGGATTTACGGAAAAAAACACAAGGCATTGTGTCAATTCAATATCACTGGTATTTGAAGAAGATTCACAGAATTCTGAAACAGCCTATTTTGCGGGAGGGTGTTTCTGGGGTGTAGAGTATCTAATGAAGAAAAAGAATGGTGTAATATCAACTACTGTCGGTTTTATTGGTGGAGTTAAAGAAAATCCGACTTATGAAGAAGTCTGTACTGGAAAAACAGGTCATGCTGAAGTCCTTGAAATATTATTCAATCCCGAAATTATTTCATTTGAAGAATTAGCTAAACTTTTCTTTGAGATACATGATTTCACACAAGTAAACAGACAAGGTCCTGATGTTGGAACACAATACCGCTCAGGGGTTTTCTATACAACTGATGAGCAGAAAAAAGTAATGGAAAAGTTAATTATAATATTAACGGAAAAAGGTTACAAAGTATCGACAGAAATTAAGAAAGCTAATAAATTCTGGAAAGCAGAAGGTTATCATCAGGATTATTATGAGGTTACCGGCAAACAGCCATACTGTCATACATATAAAAAGATTTTTGATTGA
- a CDS encoding ABC transporter permease produces the protein MKYTKLIKIKISEAGLIVLFSLRFFRESLKPPFEIREISRQFYYLIVNSLPLVSITGIIIGLTLALQLKPTLGSFGADAMIPSLLSVSILREIGPVIISLICAGKMGSAIGAELGSMKVTEQIFAMEVSAVRPFRYLVVTRVIATTIGVPLLIVYANLLALYGGYIAMKLISNTNFQLYFTTALNVLGFIDVLPSFLKTFLFGFTIGIVGSYKGYNCSRGTESVGIAANSSVVLSSLLIILIDLIMVQLSTLI, from the coding sequence ATGAAATATACTAAGTTAATAAAAATTAAAATAAGCGAGGCAGGACTTATAGTTCTTTTTAGCCTGCGTTTTTTTAGAGAATCATTGAAACCTCCTTTCGAAATTCGAGAGATATCAAGACAGTTCTATTATCTAATAGTTAATTCCCTTCCATTAGTTAGTATAACAGGCATTATTATTGGATTAACACTCGCATTGCAATTAAAGCCTACTCTTGGATCTTTTGGTGCAGATGCAATGATACCTTCACTATTATCTGTCTCAATACTTCGTGAAATAGGGCCTGTTATTATATCTTTAATATGTGCTGGTAAGATGGGATCTGCTATTGGTGCTGAACTCGGTTCAATGAAAGTGACAGAACAGATCTTTGCGATGGAAGTCTCAGCGGTACGTCCTTTCAGGTATTTAGTGGTCACAAGGGTTATTGCAACTACAATCGGTGTTCCTCTATTAATTGTATACGCCAATCTATTAGCCCTTTACGGAGGATATATTGCAATGAAATTAATCAGTAACACAAACTTTCAGTTATACTTTACGACCGCACTTAATGTGTTGGGATTTATTGACGTATTACCGTCATTTCTTAAGACTTTTCTATTCGGATTTACTATAGGTATTGTTGGTTCTTACAAAGGTTATAATTGCTCGCGAGGTACAGAAAGTGTAGGAATTGCTGCAAATTCATCTGTAGTCTTATCTTCTCTTTTAATAATTCTAATTGATTTAATAATGGTTCAACTTTCAACTCTCATTTAA
- a CDS encoding ATP-binding cassette domain-containing protein: MIDKYKYIIEIKHLNKSFNSTRIIEDINLNVKRGETIVVLGKSGTGKSVILQCIIGLLIPENGEVIVFGDDIFSMSEKGFNAFRKKTGFLFQSGALYDSMSVRENLEFPLKRHYKLSKNELEVRVKKSLEEVGLLEAINKMPSEVSGGMRKRIGLARTLILQPEIILYDEPTTGLDPATSREISRLIRNIQKERNITSIVVTHDMECVEITADRVVVLKDGKFIINDTYDEVRKSKDEFIKSFFE, encoded by the coding sequence ATGATTGATAAGTATAAATATATTATTGAAATTAAACATTTGAACAAATCTTTCAATAGTACACGTATTATTGAAGATATCAACCTCAATGTAAAGAGAGGAGAAACAATAGTAGTACTTGGAAAGTCAGGAACCGGAAAATCTGTGATTTTACAATGTATTATAGGTCTCCTAATACCTGAAAATGGTGAAGTTATAGTTTTTGGAGACGATATATTTTCTATGTCTGAAAAAGGATTTAATGCATTCAGAAAGAAAACAGGTTTTCTTTTTCAGAGCGGAGCACTTTATGATTCGATGAGTGTGCGAGAAAATCTTGAGTTTCCTTTAAAGAGACATTATAAACTTTCAAAGAATGAACTTGAAGTACGGGTAAAAAAATCTTTAGAAGAGGTTGGATTGCTCGAAGCTATAAATAAAATGCCGTCAGAAGTATCGGGCGGGATGAGAAAGAGGATAGGGTTAGCACGAACTTTAATATTACAACCTGAGATTATTTTGTATGATGAACCCACGACGGGTCTTGATCCTGCAACGTCAAGGGAAATAAGTAGATTAATCAGAAATATACAGAAAGAAAGAAATATTACTTCAATTGTAGTAACCCACGATATGGAATGTGTTGAAATAACTGCAGACAGAGTAGTTGTATTAAAGGACGGAAAGTTTATTATTAATGACACTTATGATGAAGTCAGGAAATCAAAAGACGAATTTATTAAATCATTTTTTGAATAA
- a CDS encoding MlaD family protein translates to MNSDFKKNLIVGLFTIVGISLFTFIIFYIGSNDNLFTHTIKVITYFENVSGLKSGTNVTYSGIDVGSVTDINIVEGNKIEVIMRVESKVKKYIKTDSRVSIVSEGLVGSKVIDISAGTPGLPEIENGAVLTSIKPLTAEDIMKSLKETGDNATLITKDLADITNRINKGEGTVGQLLTNDSLYESINNVLQSFGAHSKDLNGIFANLGLAISGISNDFDKLTKELNSTVKDLSSITSKLNSNESFIGTLLTDTLFSNNLKETIESARNTAKNLEGGSFSFNQNMEALKHNFFFKGYFEDMGYWDKEKFEIEYDNRMQKLKESQIKLDSLNNLINNYERKLKEK, encoded by the coding sequence ATGAATAGTGATTTTAAAAAGAACCTTATTGTAGGATTATTTACCATTGTTGGCATTAGTCTATTTACATTTATAATATTTTATATAGGCAGCAACGATAATCTTTTTACACACACAATAAAAGTGATTACATATTTTGAGAATGTTTCCGGCTTAAAATCCGGAACCAATGTTACATATTCGGGAATAGATGTAGGCTCTGTAACTGATATTAATATTGTGGAAGGGAATAAGATTGAAGTAATAATGCGTGTAGAATCTAAGGTGAAGAAATATATTAAAACCGATTCACGGGTTTCGATAGTATCTGAAGGACTTGTCGGGAGTAAAGTTATTGATATATCAGCAGGTACTCCGGGTTTACCAGAAATTGAAAATGGAGCTGTACTTACATCGATTAAACCGCTTACAGCGGAGGACATAATGAAATCGTTAAAAGAAACCGGTGATAATGCTACCTTAATTACAAAGGATCTCGCGGATATTACAAACCGTATTAATAAGGGGGAGGGCACTGTAGGACAACTATTAACAAATGATTCACTTTATGAATCTATTAATAATGTACTCCAAAGTTTCGGAGCTCATTCAAAAGATTTAAACGGAATATTTGCAAATCTTGGTCTTGCTATTTCTGGAATTTCAAATGATTTTGATAAACTAACGAAAGAACTTAATTCTACAGTAAAAGATCTGTCTTCAATTACGAGTAAACTTAATTCGAATGAGAGTTTTATTGGTACATTATTAACAGATACACTCTTCTCAAATAATTTGAAGGAAACTATAGAATCGGCAAGGAATACAGCAAAAAATCTTGAAGGAGGTTCGTTTAGTTTTAATCAAAATATGGAAGCACTAAAGCATAATTTCTTCTTTAAAGGATACTTTGAGGATATGGGTTACTGGGATAAGGAAAAATTTGAGATAGAATACGATAACAGAATGCAAAAGCTCAAAGAATCACAAATTAAACTGGACAGCCTTAATAATCTAATCAATAATTATGAAAGGAAATTGAAAGAGAAATAA
- the lpdA gene encoding dihydrolipoyl dehydrogenase: MQEYDITVIGSGPGGYTAAIRAAQLGFKTAIVERDKLGGVCLNWGCIPTKALIKSAEMMNKVKHAGDYGLKIEGVGFDFPKIIQRSRKVAEASEKGVQFLMKKNKITIINGTGSFKKDKTISIKDKDGKEVEIIKSKHIILATGARARTLPGIKFDEKRILSSTGAMLVQDFPSKLTIVGSGAIGMEFAYFYNALGSEVTIIEMLPQILPIEDKEISDVVAREFKKSGMKIFTETKTESVEVKGNKVITKVSGKANDSFESDAVLLAIGVTGNIENLGLENLGVELFKNAIKVDSDYKTNVDGLYAIGDVALIDEKGKPWLAHVASAEAVNCVEKIKGHTTGDIDYNNIPGCTYCQPQVASVGMTEDKARAAGYKLKIGKFPFSANGKSRAAGEIAGLVKLIFDDEYGELLGAHIVGAEATELISELVMVKSLEGTGESIIKTIHAHPTLTESILEAAGVAYGEAINL, encoded by the coding sequence ATGCAGGAATATGATATAACAGTTATTGGAAGTGGTCCGGGAGGATACACAGCAGCTATAAGAGCCGCACAATTAGGATTTAAAACAGCCATTGTTGAAAGAGATAAATTAGGTGGGGTATGCCTGAATTGGGGCTGTATTCCGACAAAAGCTCTTATAAAGAGTGCTGAGATGATGAACAAAGTTAAGCATGCAGGTGATTATGGACTTAAGATTGAAGGAGTTGGTTTTGATTTTCCAAAAATAATACAACGATCAAGGAAAGTTGCTGAAGCATCTGAGAAGGGTGTTCAGTTTTTGATGAAGAAAAACAAGATAACTATTATCAATGGGACAGGATCCTTTAAGAAGGACAAGACAATATCGATTAAAGATAAAGACGGTAAGGAAGTTGAGATTATAAAATCGAAACATATTATTCTAGCAACAGGAGCACGTGCAAGGACTCTACCTGGCATTAAGTTTGATGAGAAAAGGATTTTATCTTCAACCGGTGCAATGCTTGTTCAGGATTTTCCGTCAAAACTCACCATTGTGGGTAGCGGAGCTATTGGAATGGAATTTGCATATTTTTATAATGCCTTAGGATCTGAAGTAACGATTATTGAAATGCTGCCTCAAATTCTTCCGATTGAGGATAAGGAAATATCTGATGTAGTTGCCAGAGAATTTAAGAAAAGTGGCATGAAGATATTTACTGAAACGAAGACGGAAAGTGTCGAAGTAAAAGGAAATAAGGTGATTACAAAGGTTAGCGGAAAAGCAAACGATTCTTTTGAATCCGATGCAGTTCTTCTCGCAATTGGAGTTACTGGAAATATCGAGAATCTTGGACTTGAAAACCTTGGAGTCGAGTTGTTCAAGAATGCTATAAAGGTAGACAGTGATTACAAGACTAATGTTGACGGATTATATGCAATTGGTGATGTCGCATTGATAGACGAAAAGGGAAAACCATGGCTTGCTCATGTTGCATCTGCAGAAGCTGTTAACTGTGTAGAAAAAATCAAAGGGCATACAACTGGTGATATCGATTATAATAATATTCCCGGATGTACATATTGCCAGCCACAGGTTGCCTCAGTTGGTATGACAGAAGACAAAGCCAGAGCGGCAGGATATAAACTTAAAATAGGTAAGTTTCCGTTTTCAGCAAATGGTAAATCAAGAGCAGCCGGAGAGATTGCAGGTCTTGTAAAACTAATATTTGATGATGAATACGGTGAATTATTAGGGGCTCATATAGTGGGAGCTGAAGCAACAGAACTTATTAGCGAACTTGTTATGGTGAAATCACTTGAGGGGACAGGGGAGTCAATTATAAAAACAATACATGCACATCCAACCCTTACTGAATCAATACTTGAGGCTGCAGGGGTTGCTTACGGCGAAGCAATAAACCTATAA
- a CDS encoding sugar phosphate nucleotidyltransferase — translation MNVIIPVAGVGTRLRPHTLTMPKVLMNVAGHPMIYYIVNELIQKKIADRIIFIIGYKGDEIRNYLKHTFKFRFDFVEQKEMLGLGHAVLCAKEKFDPIKNEEALIILGDTLFDVDLKDIVKNKFSAIGVKKVDDPKRFGVVETNKKGFISRFVEKPASPEVSSSDDAIVGIYLIKNSNLLFNSIEHIIKNNITTKGEYQITDAMEVMIKQNEKFVPYYVEGWLDCGKHETILETNQYLLEKNIKKYSYKNCMLNYPVFIGKDVTLDNCIIGPYTAINDGCILKNSIIMNSIVENNTHIENSVIRNSLIGKHSKIIKKSKIISLGEYSEI, via the coding sequence ATGAATGTCATTATTCCCGTTGCAGGTGTTGGTACAAGATTAAGACCTCACACCCTGACTATGCCAAAAGTGTTAATGAATGTTGCAGGACATCCGATGATTTATTACATCGTAAATGAACTGATTCAAAAGAAAATTGCCGATCGAATAATTTTCATCATCGGTTATAAAGGTGATGAAATCAGGAATTATCTGAAACATACATTTAAATTCAGATTCGATTTCGTAGAGCAGAAAGAAATGCTTGGACTTGGCCATGCTGTCCTTTGCGCAAAAGAAAAGTTCGATCCAATAAAAAATGAAGAGGCATTAATTATTCTTGGTGATACGCTGTTCGATGTTGACCTGAAGGATATTGTTAAAAATAAATTCTCTGCTATAGGAGTCAAAAAGGTTGATGATCCTAAAAGGTTTGGGGTTGTTGAAACAAATAAAAAGGGATTTATTTCAAGGTTTGTTGAAAAACCTGCCTCGCCTGAAGTCTCATCTTCAGATGATGCAATTGTAGGCATTTATTTAATTAAAAATTCCAATTTACTTTTTAATTCTATAGAACACATAATAAAAAACAACATTACAACAAAGGGAGAATATCAGATCACCGATGCAATGGAAGTGATGATAAAGCAGAATGAAAAGTTTGTTCCGTATTATGTTGAAGGCTGGCTTGATTGCGGAAAGCATGAGACAATTCTTGAGACTAATCAATACTTGCTGGAAAAGAATATCAAAAAGTATAGTTATAAAAATTGCATGCTAAATTACCCTGTCTTCATAGGTAAAGATGTTACTCTGGACAATTGCATAATAGGACCGTATACTGCTATTAATGACGGCTGTATTTTAAAAAACAGTATAATTATGAATTCAATAGTTGAAAATAATACACATATAGAAAACTCAGTAATAAGAAATTCTCTTATAGGGAAACATTCAAAAATTATTAAAAAGAGTAAAATAATAAGTTTAGGAGAATATTCTGAAATATAA